One Macrobrachium rosenbergii isolate ZJJX-2024 chromosome 10, ASM4041242v1, whole genome shotgun sequence DNA window includes the following coding sequences:
- the LOC136842358 gene encoding coiled-coil domain-containing protein 152-like — translation MEQMIKEKSMVRPVSRGMSKDVNKEKDQMIDQLRLEKMNQASMLFSFKKKVQHFVEENIKIKGEMEQHVDNLKERLVTLEDENKEKDQMIDQLRLEEMKQESMLCSFKRKVQYCVEENEKMEREKERQGREMAEEMNNLKRELERLREKNEEKENDIIRGLQHLITRLRT, via the coding sequence ATGGAGCAAATGATAAAGGAGAAAAGCATGGTTCGACCAGTTTCAAGAGGAATGTCAAAAGATGTAAATAAGGAAAAGGACCAGATGATTGATCAACTTAGACTGGAAAAAATGAACCAGGCAAGCATGCTTTTCAGTTTCAAGAAGAAGGTCCAgcattttgttgaagaaaatataaaaattaaaggagaaaTGGAGCAACACGTGGACAACCTAAAGGAACGACTGGTTACTCTTGaagatgaaaataaggaaaaggaccAAATGATTGATCAACTTAGactggaagaaatgaaacaggaaaGCATGCTTTGCAGTTTCAAGAGGAAGGTCCAGTACTgtgttgaagaaaatgaaaaaatggaaagagagaaagagagacaaggaAGAGAAATGGCGGAAGAAATGAATAATCTGAAAAGAGAGTTAGAGAGACTCAGAGAGAAGaacgaagaaaaggaaaatgatataaTAAGAGGGCTACAGCACCTGATAACGAGACTGAGAACTTGA